acccgtctcacagattatgatccgtgagacggtctcacatgagacccactcaaattttttttacttaagcggttctaattaattataaatagtttatatatatatatatatatatatttgtgtgtgtgtgtgtgtatatactATCTCAAAAGAGGACTCAATTTTAATATAATCtgtaaaactttttcaaaagatTAATTCGAATTAAATccactaatatatatatatatatatatatactaggaaAGTACACGTGTGTTAGACGTGGTTGATTGACAATCAAAATTACATAATTATGAAATTTAGATATTGTTTAAAATTGTTTAAACATCATCATGTTTAAGAGTATTTGTCAATTTaaatagagtgagtctcatgtgagaccgtctcacggatcttaatctgtgagacgggtcgaccctacccatattcacaataaaaagtaatactcttagcataaaaactaatattttttcatggatgacccaaataataaatccgtctcacaaatatgacccgtgagaccgtctcacacaagtttttgccatttaaATATATCAAACACAATAGATAAAATAACATCATGACCATAAACATATATATTCACTTGTTCATATGACAAAtgcttaaatataaaaaaaatgaagtaCACAAAAGATTTTTTTCATCCaaatatcattcataaaaaaaacaataaatataaattaatagaCTAATAGATTTTACCAAGGCCCAAACCACAATGTACTTAAATGAAGTACACAAAAGGTAATACTAAAGGTCATAAGAACATAATAAAGGCTTGaaccaaaaataaatattacaaGACATCAATTTCTACCAACATAAATACAATTGAATGATAACTACtaaaatgaattaaatcctattaTCTTAACATTGATAATGACTAAAATAACCCTATGAACCATGTCGAAATGCAAAACAAGATGTCAGAATGATAAGCTGTAAGCTCACAAATGGaaaactgtagtgacccgttccagaatcacctactaatcaaaaactaagcatgcaattaacctaataaacaataatcagagataacagcggaaaaagtcaacaactataccgattatacaacccaatcgaagtctagaacaactcaaaataaaatatccaatacaaccatatcgaatcaaaacaataccgataaactaaaccaaccagatactcacgtcctcctcctgctcctcctgagctgtccaacctgaggcctgccccgagggaatggggtgtccaagaataaacaaaaccgaggacgtgagcgataagaacgcccagtacaaaagtatgagtatacagacctatatgaaatgcacatgctatgatcatgataccggggtagtcaagaaacaggaattacaaaggatctcaaactgctcagtctagaggcgccaagtggatagtgccgcgcggtccaacctctgggtcactgcatccactacaagacagacgtggacctaaaatgtcccggaccaccgaagccctcccgacccgtcggccactgtgtactctcggtgtccatgcgtccacaagacagggctgagcggccccaagatatagcttatctcgaaagagatacagctcaacagcaaaggctatctcgaagaagaatacggctcaacatgaaatgcaacgtgcagtaataaccgtgacataatagcatgcatcatatgacatataacaatgcaccacatactcatgcaacacatatatgaatgtatactcaaccaggatatctcggatagtactttcgtacctctatcacagcaatcctaatccactggaaccaccagacaacaggtctaatccaagcctattcatcaagtgaaaaccatcactaaacttatctaccagacttaactagataatcctgagataaatactgataaaattccaaaccttcgtccgtcgctagcccgctgatgccgctagctcccaactagagcacagctctgctacaagaccagcagctccccgctagtgcccaaatcttggaacaagactagaacctgtcagaaacgactgaaatgctatggaattctctgaattggcgagtcaaaatgaggaaatccgaccactatttataggccatgttcggatcctccgaacaccacttcggaacttccgaacgctacgtgtccattggctcttgacagctcatgatcggatcctccgatcatacacttcggaccgtccgaacatgcacgtgtccagctgctcttgacacctcatgatcggatccaccgaacctacacttcggaccttccgaactcccacgtgtcgatcaactcttgacacctaatgatcggatccaccgaactcacttcggaccttacgaactcttcggtgcttccgaaccatcttcggtccgtccgatcatgactcggtcaaaattacacattaaaccttcttaatcaccattactccgctaattacccaatttggaattcgggctactacattctcccccccttaaaaagatttcgtcctcgaaatcaagcttagaggatgaacaaaacaaaacaactctccatgcgctctaaccaatcctcagcatcatcgggagtctcaccaccaactaaaggcttaggccccatctgaataaaacgatgcaaatcaaaacgcctaggaccatcccgacgatgacgatgttcacggtgacgcctacgatcgtcctgatcaccccatcgacctacactcccctgactactcccgtcaccaaagtggtcagccattgctacaacatagaatagggaaactagtaaattggtcaacggaaatcccaaaacaaaaatctatatcccaaaatcgtatgcatgctctgataccataaatgtagtgacccgttccagaatcacctactaatcaaaaactaagcatgcaattaacctaataaacaataatcagagataacagcggaaaaagtcaacaactataccgattatacaacccaatcgaagtctagaacaactcaaaataaaatatccaatacaaccatatcgaatcaaaacaataccgataaactaaaccaaccagatactcacgtcctcctcctgctcctcctgagctgtccaacctgaggcctgccccgagggaatggggtgtccaagaataaacaaaaccgaggacgtgagcgataagaacgcccagtacaaaagtatgagtatacagacctatatgaaatgcacatgctatgatcatgataccggggtagtcaagaaacaggaattacaaaggatctcaaactgctcagtctagaggcgccaagtggatagtgccgcgcggtccaacctctgggtcactgcatccactacaagacagacgtggacctaaaatgtcccggaccaccgaagccctcccgacccgtcggccactgtgtactctcggtgtccatgcgtccacaagacagggctgagcggccccaagatatagcttatctcgaaagagatacagctcaacagcaaaggctatctcgaagaagaatacggctcaacatgaaatgcaacgtgcagtaataaccgtgacataatagcatgcatcatatgacatataacaatgcaccacatactcatgcaacacatatatgaatgtatactcaaccaggatatctcggatagtactttcgtacctctatcacagcaatcataatccactggaaccaccagacaacaggtctaatccaagcctattcatcaagtgaaaaccatcactaaacttatctaccagacttaactagataatcctgagataaatactgataaaattccaaaccttcgtccgtcgctagcccgctgatgccgctagctcccaactagagcacagctctgctacaagaccagcagctccccgctagtgcccaaatcttggaacaagactagaacctgtcagaaacgactgaaatgctatggaattctctgaattggcgagtcaaaatgaggaaatccgaccactatttataggccatgttcggatcctccgaacaccacttcggaacttccgaacgctacgtgtccattggctcttgacagctcatgatcggatcctccgatcatacacttcggaccgtccaaacatgcacgtgtccagctgctcttgacacctcatgatcggatccaccgaacctacacttcggaccttccgaactcccacgtgtcgatcaactcttgacacctaatgatcggatccaccgaactcacttcggaccttacgaactcttcggtgcttccgaaccatcttcggtccgtccgatcatgactcggtcaaaattacacattaaaccttcttaatcaccattactccgctaattacccaatttggaattcgggctactacaaaaaccaacataaataaaattaaataataacttCTAAAACGAATTGAACTCTATTAACTTTAAAAGGGATAATGACTaaaataatcacatcaattatgtCAAAATGCAAAATAAAAGGGCATAATAGTAAGCTCGTAAAtgaaactcatatatttatacgtgtgtgtatatatatatatatatatatatatatataatctgtaaaactttttcaaaagatTAATTCAAATTAAAACCACTAATATAatcaataatatattaaaattagaATGAGCCAAGGATAAAAATGCAATCTTGTTCATGGAAAAAGAGAGTGGTGAAAATGATGATTGAAAGGCCGATGCTTGCGTCTTCCTCAACTTGGCCGCTTCCTCTTTCCTCCCTCCACGTCTTTCTCACCATCCCGATATACATGCATAATTTCCCATTTTTGTCTCCTAATCCTGGGCATTCTATGGTTCTACGAATTTTTACATTTGCATTAACCAATTATTTCCAACATTGCACAGTGGATTCTTTCAAAGACTAGTTTCTTCTCCGATTTTTTGCCTTGCAATGGTTTCCTCAATCAAGGGAAAACCCGCTAGACCTCGTTAGGCGCCTGCTCCTTCCATCCCATGATTTGTGAAAGCATATCGGGTGTTCGAAATTTGCGTACATTTGATTCACGGGATCATTAATGTAGAGCTGTCCGTATTCTTTGACAACCTGCAGGTTTGAACTTTGAACATGTGACATTCTGGATTACGAATTCGTTGCGTTCTATCACAAGCGCTGATGCCATTTTTGTGATTGTGCGTTGtgctttgttttgtttttggcaTATTTTTATCGAGCAATCTTGAATCCTGAATTGTCATTCGTCCCAGGGGGTGGAAACTTGAATGAGGTCAGAATTTACAGCCGGTTGATTCTATTAAGATGATGTTAATAGAATAGTTGGAAAACGTAACATCCCAAATGATTGGTTTATATTTCAGAGTTCCGCATGAATAAGAAAAACTTAGAAGATACCATATGTTATTATTTGTTTCTATAGTTTCTTTATCAGTGTACTGGTTTCTGGCCAACGTGCATGCTGTATTTTTGTCTCGAAAATTCATAACAGAGTTATGCGATGAGAGTCTTCTCCGTGAAGCACAAGTTGTAGCatcattaattaaaaaaaaagttttatgGTTGCAATTGAGTTGTTGATGATTCTATGAAGATGCAATGATTAAGGATAGCGATTTTGCTTTTTTATGCCAATGCAGATGAGTTACACGCCATCAGAAGACAGTGCATCTGAGTCCGGTAGGATGGACTTGGCTGCCAAAAATCCTAGTGCAAATGCACCTCATTTCTCGAGGAAGTCGGAGCAAATGCCAAAAAGGAGCACAAATCCTGGCCGTGTCTCACCATGTGAACCTGTGTCTGTGGATCCCAATTCTTACTTTAATTCAAACTCGACTCATAAACCAACAAGTGACTTTCCAAGGACGGAGGCAATAACGCTGACTGGTATAAATCCATGCCCAGTTCCTAGCCCCGGAAGATTTACAAATACTGACTATCtgacaaatacaatatcaagtGGAGCAATATCACCGAAGTCTCTGGCAGGTAATGTTAAGAATACTTCGTCGACCATCAATCATGGATGGAAAAGTGGTAGCAGCAACCGCAGTGACAGTTTAGACAGTACGAGTGCACCCTTAAAGCCCCACACCGGAGGCGATGTTAGATGGGATGCCGTTAATTCTGCTTCTTCTAGAGATACTCCTCTTGGTCTCAGCAATTTTCGGCTTTTGAAACGGCTGGGGTATGGAGATATTGGAAGTGTCTACCTTGTTGAACTTCGAGGAACAAATGCCTTCTTTGCCATGAAAGTTATGGATAAAGGTTCTCTCGCAAGTCGAAATAAGCTTCTTCGTGCTCAAACAGAAAGAGAAATTCTCTGTCTTCTTGATCACCCTTTCTTACCTACCTTATATTCTTACTTCGAGACTGAAAAATATTATTGCTTGGTCATGGAGTTTTGTAGTGGTGGAAACCTTCACACGCTTCGTCAAAAGCAACCCAATAAACATTTTACGGAGGAAGCTGCAAGGTTCTAACCTAATCactttatttgcatgtttcttCGAGTAAGCACTGAGTACATTTTCATATTTGGCTTGGGGTTGAcatcttgcagattttttgcATCGGAGGTCTTGTTAGCTCTCGAGTATCTGCACATGCTAGGTATTGTATACAGAGATCTTAAACCTGAAAATGTGCTAGTAAGAGAAGAGGGACATATCATGCTCTCTGACTTCGACCTCTCTCTTCGTTGCTCCGTTTGTCCTACACTTGTAAAATCTTCATCTGTTCATGTTGGAAATTCAAGCGAAAGCACTGGTGCTATCTTAAATGACGACAATATGATCCGCAGTTGTATGCAGCCATCAAATTTTTTCCCTCGCCTCCTTCCTACAAAAAAGAACCGCAAATCCAAATCCGATTTCGGGCTGAACAATAACTCTAACGCCCTTCCTGAGCTAATGGCTGAGCCTACAGATGTTCGTTCAATGTCTTTCGTTGGCACTCACGAATATCTTGCCCCAGAGATCATCAGGGGAGAGGGTCACGGCAGTGCAGTGGATTGGTGGACATTTGGCATTTTCTTGTACGAGCTTCTACTTGGGACAACCCCTTTCAAAGGTTCTGGAAACCGTGCTACACTGTTCAATGTCGTTGGCCAACCACTAAAATTTCCAGAAACGCCGCAACTGAACTCGGCGGCACGTGATCTGATAAAAGGGCTGTTGGTGAAGGAACCTCAGAGGAGAATTGCATACAAGAGAGGTGCTACTGAAATAAAGCAGCACCCTTTCTTTGAGGGTGTGAACTGGGCCTTGGTAAGAAGTGCCGCGCCTCCACACATACCCGAACCTGTAGATTTTAAGCAGTTTGCCTGCAAAGATTCAACAAATTCAGACAAGAAGATGGCTGACATTGGAAATGATCGAAACAAAAGCAACTCTACTGATTCTTCTTATGTTGAATTTGAGTATTTTTAGGATTTTGGCTCTATCTTTTACCTCTTGAAGTCTTTTTTGTTTCCGGGGAAAAAAACAACATATGTAACAATGTGCATATACAAGTTAGATGAACTTTTGCTATTTGACACATAAAGATTATCGTTGTTTTCTTGCAATTAAACTTTCCATTTGTTTTTAACTTATAACTACTTCATTTcgggaaaaaaaaatgaataaactCTAAGAAGAAGGCAGGAATCTCCTACCTTGTAGCTAGGTAGCAACCCCACACTTGGTTAGTTCCATGCTGTCTATATTATTCTAAAGTTGATCGAATAAGTAACAAACGagtcatatttttttatgtgaaCGTGAAAAAAGATATATGACTCCAAATAATCAAGTCCACCAACTCTCACATCGATTTAAATTTAATGAATTAATCATTTTCTGATTAATGGTTCCTACAGAAAACACATATTACCAAATTCTTTTATGATAATCGGACAATGTCCCTTAAAAAACAAATAAGTCTTCGCCAGGTTGACTGACCTACATGGAGACTTTCGGTAGCATCTTTCTGTATTAAGATTCTGATTGTAATCAAAGAAACAAACAAATCAATTACTGCTCTTTAAAACCCAATCTGGTTTTTTTCCTTGGGTTTGGTCGGTGTTAATTTCTTTTTGGATTTGTCCACATTAACTTTTTAAAAGTGATGGCAGGATGTGAGCAATTTTAACCAATTTACAATTCGAGAACTTCTcctttttttagaaaataaaaataaaaaaattatcataGACACTACCCAGTTCGAATAATAATTTTGCCGTAGATGATTTGATTTCTTTGAtaactttaataattaaaaagttataattataatgtgttgttttaaaatttaaaaccttttcattttaaatcttttaccATATAAATTTGTTGCCATGAAACCCAAAATTGAAATATGAGTGAGTTGCAATGATGCTACTACAATCGTGCAACTTTTCGAGTCACCGATGGCAGAAAATTAGCAATAATTTGACTTTCCCCGCTGCCCAATTCCTGAACGCCAGAAAAAATTCCAGGAATTCTCATGTTTCCTTCTGTTGTGTGTCTGAACTCGCGTCCCACAATATTTCGCTCGGCAATATAGCGGATGTTTTGCACAACAAGGTTCGGTTTTTATTTCAAATGGGTTTCTTATTGATTGTGTTTGCGAGATGGGTGTTTACTCTTCAGGTTGctgaacaatttttttttcctgaaatATTCGTGTGTTTGTATATAGGTTCTGGTAGCGGCTGCTTTGTCTGCAGCGATTGGGCAACTGTCAAAACCGTTTACCTCATCTATACTCTATGGCAAGAAATTTGATTTTAGGGCTGCCGTTCAAGCAGGAGGATTCCCTTCTACTCATTCTTCGGTGAATTTTTTTATCTATTACTTTTTTGCTACTTGTGCCTATGATCGACCTATTATTGGGTTGGTGGATTCCATTTGATCGGCTATTATTCTTACAAATTACAGGCTGCTGTGGCAACTGCAACTTCTCTTGCCCTCGATAGGTGCGGTCCTTGTTGATTTAGTTGTTTATTTTGTGATGAGCGCCTCACTGaaagtttaataattaatacatgaaatttgaataaatatttGTTTGGGAAGCTCGGCCTATCTTTAAGCCTGCCTAGTGCTTTCCTGTATAGGAGTATATTTTGTGGCATTGCTCACTATTGTATCTGAAGTTGAAGTAATCATGTTCGTCCTGTTCTATATTGCAGGGGATTTTCAGACGCAATTTTCGGTCTGGCGGTAGTTTATGCCAGCCTTATCATGTATGATGCGCAGGtttgtgtaattttttttttatcacagGTTTGTTTCTTAGCAAATGATTAATATGTCAGAAGGAACGAATTTGTGCTGTAGTATGAACTATGAAGTGAATTGAATATGTAGTTTTTTACTTCTGGCTTTAATCAGTGTGGCCAATGAAAGAACCgatttttatttagcataaattaGGTTAAGCTGCTAGAACTATCTGTACTTACTCGATCTGTGTGTAGTGTGCTGCCTCAGCTTGCCTTCCCTGTCAATATTAACTAGTGGCCTTTTCACTTCCAGGAAATTTTTGTTCTTACTAGTTTCTTGCTTCATAAAGCTATTGGCAACATAGGTGTAGGCTCTTGTATATAGAAAATGCATGGTTAATATTTCTGAAGTTTAATATGAGTAAGAGTTGGAGTTTTGGACAAGCAGGGAAACTTACTGAAATTGTTTAGGAACTTGTATCTATTACTTGACCCACAACAAGGTAACTTCAGATCTTTATTAATATTGTCAATTCATAAGTCATGGAGAAGCTACCCACCCAAGTACCTTCGAAAAGAAAATGTAAGATGCACAAGCTTTTTTGTTCCAATCAACaggaaatttttttgttttgaataACGATTTTTCTGTTTGAAGAGTTGACTGCCAGGAGATGCAAACGAATCAAGTAGAATATTATgcctttttttatatataatttaaactaACATAAGAAAATCTGTATAGCATCTTGTGTTCAACTTCGGCTCGACCTAAATTTCAAAGCTAAGCTTGTAGTTAGAACTTAATTATCATGTTTGAATTTTGGCTCAAAACTGCATAAGCtcctaattttaaatatatttattataaaacatattctAAAGTGTTCGACCTTGATtttgtttgatcatttcaaatGCAAGTTGAGTAATATTCGAGTCGGTTCAAAGAACTCTTGAAACAGCTCGATTCGGTTGCATTCAGCTTCCATGATTGCTCATTTTTTTGTGCCATTTGGGTCCACCATACCACCTTGTGGTTCATTGCATTATCAACACATTGGTTTAACTTCTTCCACCTGGTGCATTTTGCAGGGAGTACGAAGGGAAGTGGGAACTCATGCAAAAGAACTAAACAAAGTTCTGCTCAAAATCGCGTCACTCTCAATGTCCTCTAGAAATGATGCCAAAGATTTGAACAACTCTTTATCAAGAAGACCATCTTCGAATATAGAGAAAGTGAATCTTCCCTTACAGGAAGAAACTTCTTCCCAGTCAAAGCCAATCAATTCTTCTTTGTTAGTCAACTCCGATGACATAATAAATGGCAATACCTTAGTAAGATCGGAGGTTGTAGTATCAGATGTGGAAGAAGGGTCAGAAACTGTGGGTTATGCTGACACTCGATTGAATGAATCAATTGGTCACACAGAAATTGAAGTCGTTGCCGGTGCCTTGTTGGGTTTCTTGGTTAGTTTAGCAGTATGCCCATATGTATGAAGCTATGATTTTTTCATTTCTTGGCATAGTTCTACAAACCGACCTCTTTTCATCTCCAACACgatcaattatttgaaaataaaaattacatTATATTAAAGCAATACATAATATTCATCTATTGCCAGTGATTTGGTAAGTAATTTTACGAAAtttgtaaaaatataattttataaaaaaaaatttatgttaaaGGGTATTCATATTAGATCATTTTTTTCCTATTTAGTGTGTTCAAGATTTATTTTATAGTGTTCATTTTTCTCGTAAAAATAATAACGGGGTGGGGAAAAGCTATTT
This region of Primulina eburnea isolate SZY01 chromosome 14, ASM2296580v1, whole genome shotgun sequence genomic DNA includes:
- the LOC140813250 gene encoding serine/threonine-protein kinase RHS3-like isoform X1, with the protein product MSYTPSEDSASESGRMDLAAKNPSANAPHFSRKSEQMPKRSTNPGRVSPCEPVSVDPNSYFNSNSTHKPTSDFPRTEAITLTGINPCPVPSPGRFTNTDYLTNTISSGAISPKSLAGNVKNTSSTINHGWKSGSSNRSDSLDSTSAPLKPHTGGDVRWDAVNSASSRDTPLGLSNFRLLKRLGYGDIGSVYLVELRGTNAFFAMKVMDKGSLASRNKLLRAQTEREILCLLDHPFLPTLYSYFETEKYYCLVMEFCSGGNLHTLRQKQPNKHFTEEAARFFASEVLLALEYLHMLGIVYRDLKPENVLVREEGHIMLSDFDLSLRCSVCPTLVKSSSVHVGNSSESTGAILNDDNMIRSCMQPSNFFPRLLPTKKNRKSKSDFGLNNNSNALPELMAEPTDVRSMSFVGTHEYLAPEIIRGEGHGSAVDWWTFGIFLYELLLGTTPFKGSGNRATLFNVVGQPLKFPETPQLNSAARDLIKGLLVKEPQRRIAYKRGATEIKQHPFFEGVNWALVRSAAPPHIPEPVDFKQFACKDSTNSDKKMADIGNDRNKSNSTDSSYVEFEYF
- the LOC140811953 gene encoding uncharacterized protein, which produces MMLLQSCNFSSHRWQKISNNLTFPAAQFLNARKNSRNSHVSFCCVSELASHNISLGNIADVLHNKVLVAAALSAAIGQLSKPFTSSILYGKKFDFRAAVQAGGFPSTHSSAAVATATSLALDRGFSDAIFGLAVVYASLIMYDAQGVRREVGTHAKELNKVLLKIASLSMSSRNDAKDLNNSLSRRPSSNIEKVNLPLQEETSSQSKPINSSLLVNSDDIINGNTLVRSEVVVSDVEEGSETVGYADTRLNESIGHTEIEVVAGALLGFLVSLAVCPYV
- the LOC140813250 gene encoding serine/threonine-protein kinase RHS3-like isoform X2, with product MSYTPSEDSASESGRMDLAAKNPSANAPHFSRKSEQMPKRSTNPGRVSPCEPVSVDPNSYFNSNSTHKPTSDFPRTEAITLTGNVKNTSSTINHGWKSGSSNRSDSLDSTSAPLKPHTGGDVRWDAVNSASSRDTPLGLSNFRLLKRLGYGDIGSVYLVELRGTNAFFAMKVMDKGSLASRNKLLRAQTEREILCLLDHPFLPTLYSYFETEKYYCLVMEFCSGGNLHTLRQKQPNKHFTEEAARFFASEVLLALEYLHMLGIVYRDLKPENVLVREEGHIMLSDFDLSLRCSVCPTLVKSSSVHVGNSSESTGAILNDDNMIRSCMQPSNFFPRLLPTKKNRKSKSDFGLNNNSNALPELMAEPTDVRSMSFVGTHEYLAPEIIRGEGHGSAVDWWTFGIFLYELLLGTTPFKGSGNRATLFNVVGQPLKFPETPQLNSAARDLIKGLLVKEPQRRIAYKRGATEIKQHPFFEGVNWALVRSAAPPHIPEPVDFKQFACKDSTNSDKKMADIGNDRNKSNSTDSSYVEFEYF